The stretch of DNA TTTTGACAAGTGAGGATGAAAAGGCATCAATGTAGTTCAAACTCCATTGACAACAGCAGGAAAATGACacacaaaaaacaaaagcacCAACTATTCTACATTTCTATGTTTGCTatgcttttaaattttcattttgggGTTTGAAATCCCATTATGTCATAACCTGTAAAATTGCCTTTCCCTTATGATTTTCTGAATAGTATCTATTCACACGTTGTAATAAAAGAATGGAGTTAGTCCTATTCTTATATTGGAAACTCTGGCATAACAAAGGAATCCTATACATCAGTATTCCCTCACTCCCCAAATGATAGAAACAATCCTTACTCTTCACTTCTTTCCAAACACATGGCATAAATATCAGAAGTTGAAAATCCAATCCCACAACACAGCTTGGTTTTGTAATTTTCAGAATAATAAAAAgatctttttattcttttttgtttgtcTTCTCTGAGGTGGGGAGAGCAGAAAGCAGAAATGCCTATGGCCATCAACTCAGTTAAAGCTTTAAAACTAAGGGCACCAGATTTCCAGATTGAAATATACTAGCAATATAAAAGACACAAGTGCTATTATCTAACACCCTTACCAGTAAAATCAATGGCTGTTGGTCTGGTAGATTCATTTGAAGATAGCATCCTTTGCAAGTCAGGAACGAGCTCTTTTGGAATGGAGGAGAAAGCCTCACTGGATAAGTAATTCAAACTATTCATGTACTGCAGAGAAGTTATGCAAGAACCACTATCATCAAAAGAAAGGATGGAATACAGATATGACATAAAATCCAAACTTGTTAAATTGGAAATTCTAGACAAAAGAAAGCATGAATAAAAGACACAGTGTACTATGGTTCTTTGGAAACATGAATACAACTTTCTAAAACAAATCAAGAACCTTCAACCTGGAGTCAGAATGAACAAGGACATAGTCACAACAACTCACCCACACACAAAACTGCTTCCCTCCAGCTTAGTCTAGTATTGAGATTCATAACAACTTAATCAAGGTAAACTATAAAGCTCCTCCCTAGGGATCGAGGAGCAGCAATTTAAATATGAGCAGTGAGCTGCATATAAATGATTTTGTTATGACTTATGAAATACTTCAATGTGGAAATGTAACCAAAAAAACAAAGTTTAGAcattaaatttttgaaatatgatgTGCATTGATGACTTGCACATAGAAGTAGCTATCAGAATAAACTATGgcttacaaaatataaaatcagaATTGATGTTTAGTGTTTCCTTAAAAGCAAAATTGAAACTCAAAGTTATCAATTGGAACATAAAACTCGATTGTAAAGTCAATAAACAATGTAGATCACTCAAGTACTAGAACTAAAGAGAAATCATTTCAGGAAGAAAACTATGTTCAGGAATATAGTAGGTATGTTATATCacaaatgaaatataattgaGTACCATCTTGACATTGTTGTGACAGTCTAGCAAAGGCTTTCGAGCAATCAAATGGTAGGCAAGACACCCAAAACTGAAAATATCAGAGGAGCATCCAATAGAACTTGTGTTACTTCGAACCAATTCAGGAGCAGTGTAGTTCAATGATGGCTGAAGGGGCATAATAGAATCTTCAACATCGTATTCCTAGAGTACAAAAAACATTATTCTTTCAACACTAGGAACACAAAAACCATCAACAAACTGGGAGACATACAGAAAAAGAATGGTGTATTTACTTCATTTGAGTTTATATCATTATATCCTTACCAGAGTGCTTAACAAACTAATTAACATGATACAGCAAGACAACATGGGAAATTATATGACAGTATTTACTGTAAGCATATATAAAGGTTTAATCAACAGTGGTAAATTCAATACTAACAACAGTTTCATAAGGCAAATACAGATTATATTGCCTAGTTCTATCACTATCTACTCACAGCATAGTGGAAAGCCTGCATGTTGGGTGGATCACTAGAtgactgatttgttgataatgcAAAACTAAATCCAGAAAGCTTCCAAGCTCCATTTGAGGTAATGAGGACAGTCTGCAAGATGACAACTTGCATATTTAATGCTACTAAATAAAATGGGAATTAGAAACCatcaatcaagaaaaaaaaatcactagtTAATTAGTAATAAATCATCCAATAGACTGAACTGGAAGAGGACACTGATCATCAGTGCCAAAGTTATTAATCCCAGTATGATCATTATCATaacaatatcatcaaaatatcaCCAAAGCCATTAAATGGACAAAATAGTCAAATACTAAGGAAATAATTCCTGAAAACACATTAGGCAGAGAGAGTACAAGGTATTAAGAAGTGGCAATGTGGCATCATACTCCATACTCATAGTTCAAATATTCCAACCTATAAAACTATAGCCATTTGAAGGAAGATTCATTACATAAGTGGAGCAAATAAAAACCTCAACAAATTAACTaccaataacaaaaataagctGCAAGAatcaattctttctttcctCAAATTAGTAGACACCAAGGGACAAAGACAAAGTAGAATGATTAGTGAGGAATCATTTTACAATAATCATATTTACAGTTAAAGGAGATACGATGGCTTTTTAAAAAGGTAAAAAGTAAAAGGTTTAGTCATGAAAAAGGGAAGTTCGATGAAATAACAGTGCATCCATTGTACAACAATCAATGAAGTCAAGTAACTTCCCCTAAAAAGCTATAATTCTGAGAGTTGGCAGTTAATTTAAAATACagataatataatacttatattccAAAATTCAAgggaaaagagaaaaagaaagcaaATGATAATGGAATTACGAAAAGTCTACAGTCTTCCCTAATAATGCCCACTCCTGAGAGCCATAACTACAACTGCatactcattaaaaaaaacgtGGAATATAACCTCAGGAGATATAGACCGATGAACAAGACGGGCATTGTTGTGAAGGAAATCCAAGGTTTCTGCCAACTGAAGTAACCCATGTTTCACCTCTAGTAATCCCATTTCCTGCATAAAGAAAGAAGTGATAAGAAAACAATAAGTACACAATGGATACCTTCTCAAACTCAATACTCTTCCAATTGGGCATTCTGAATACATATATGGTGCATACAGACAGCATTCTCTTAATAGAACCTTGAATTAGAGTACACTTAAAGTCACAATTGAGACAAAGAATAACACTTTATAAACATCAAAATTTACAAGTGGAGCCCTATTTCAAAGCAAGAATAGTCCCAGCCACTAATATTTTCATCACTCTATCTGCTATGGTCTGTATTGAATTCCATTGAAGAGAAATCACTgactaaattcatttttaaacaattaatgGAATTCACAGTCTAGGAAAAACTTCGGAATTTAGGAATTAAAAAACAGAAATTAAGACTAAAGACAAAGTCAGAACAGCTAAAATTGTTCCATACGAGCACTGAATTTGATTATCAAATTAAGAAGCTACAAACATTCTCAAGCAAATTCAGATATGCAGGCAAATCAAATGTTAATTAAACGAATGCAATTTAGTATGTGAACATGAAAAATACTAGGAATTTGATATTACTATTCCTTTGAGCTCCTTCGGCACTTTCTCAATGTTCTCCAAAATCCCCAAGGCATTTGCAGCCGAAGCGAATAACGGCTCAGTAACCATCGCCATAGCATTCTTATTCTCATCGAGAGCCTGCACCACATGCACCACTCCAGGGTGCCTCAGGCGTACCAGCCGCGTAGCATCGGCGCGAATCATATCGAAGAACGCATCCTCCGCCGTCTTCGAGAGCCCAGCTCGCTGCCGAGCTTCGGAGAGAGCACGCTTATCGAGAATCCACACACAGACGTTAGGATAAACCGCGTGGCCGTCTCTGGCCTTGGCAGAGTAGAGCTTCCAGACAAGGCCGGGCCCGGCTGACCCGATCTGATCGCCGAGCTCGAAGTCCTGCAAAGCGCGTGGACCGGTGACCTCCTGCACCGTCGTCTGCACGGTCTTCTCGATCACGGCCGACGCCTTCGCCAACGCTTCCGTGAAGGTTTTCTTCATGTTGAGGGACATTAGTGGAATTACTGAGTTTCAGTGCCGAGTTTCCAGACTTCCTCCCACTTAATCAGATCACTGAATCCTCCGGCTGCTGCGGCGTTGTCAGTGGCGGAGGAGAGGCGGCCGGTGACGGAGGAATTGAATTGACGGTAGAGAAGAAGATCGGACGATTCAGAATTCAGATCCCACCTTCACACCTTCCCTCTCAGTCTCcgtgagaaaatctattttggCGTTTTCATTAAATccgaaaaacaaaattaaatacacattagtttttatttatttttaatatagagttaatactcaaaaaaatgtCTCTCGTTTAtatcataatttttaatataactattaaCAATATCCAAATTGTggataaattatacaaaatttattcaatttagtctTATGATGTActaaattttgattaaattttacataattaaatgataaattcATAGTTGATCATTAAACTGTTATTTacagtataaaaagaaaaaaaaagtatatgaataTGTATGGAAGTTACGAAACGTACTGTAAAATTTGTCAAGAATATATAAAAAAGTTTGTCAAGTTCAAACAGGGAAAAGATgtttgtaaagaaagttaaaaagtttggggttggaggggGTCGagtttcaactatttatatttgtgaacagatactgcagttgtgttgaactgatactataattgtgttgaacagatactgcagttgtgttgaaagggaactgcagttgcgcggaacagaggcggtttcatccgtctggaactgcagttatgttgaacagatactgcagttgtgttgaaaagatattgcagttgtgttgaatggatattgcagttgtgttgaacggatgaatggcctctattccgcgcaactacagtttcctttcaacacaactacagtatcttttcaacacaactgcagtatctgttcaacacaactgcagtatcagtcatgaccatggtccacagtataatttgcgggACCCATGGGGAGCTAACTATTATGTTCCTCCACCACTCTACGAGCTCTAGTGACGAACACCAAATCGTCAATGTACGCATCCTCGCTCACTATTGGGCAATCCATAAAAATCTTTGTTTCGTCCCCTTGGAGCGTGCCTAACGACGCAAGACTATCTGCTACTCTGTTCTGCTCCCGGTAGATCGGCCTGAACGATATCCTCCTATCCTTGTTAATCCACCACTTAGTTTTGTCAATGCATTGCCTCATAGTCCGTGCCCCGCCGTGTCCTCTTGGATCCATTGCAGGATGCATTTCGTGTCGAATTGAACTTCCACATCACGGATGCCTCTATGCTATACCCAACTCAATCCCTCAGCGATTGCACTCGCTTCAATCAGTAACGGATCTCCATACGGAACTCTGCATGACGTACCTTCAATCCATTCGCCCTTCCTATCACGAATAATGTCGCCCCTGTCCGTAAGGATAgcccaggtggtaagagtgctctacctacaaccgagaggttggaggttcgatcctcaaacccctgggtttgagccggtcagctatgggtaatctaggctggtttacctccttgtggtcctttgccggctagggccacagggcgaggagaaaacctcgttaaaagaacgAATAATGCCGCCCCACCCAACTTTAACGATGCCGGGTTTAGCGCTGCCATCCATAGTAAGAGTGAAATCTCCTTAGATGTACTCCATCGGAGCCGAAGGGCTATGTGCGTCGTTGCTTTAGCCTTGTTACCTTTGTGGCGTGCGAACGCACAGTCAATCTCCTCTCCTGCTCCCTTGATCCAGTTGATTTTGTGTTGAGCGGTCATCTCTCTTCCGTTAAACACTCTATTACACCGCCATTTCCAGATCCACCAAACAATGATGGCAAATTGACGGGGCCAATCTTCACCATCGACCTCACTCTTCCCACTGGTGACATTCTCTTCCATTAAAACATTGTTGTTATCAACCCATAGCTAGCCGACTCAAATCAATAAGGTCAATAAATAACTTTCACAATAAGTGAGATTTAAAACATTGTAATCATCATGTCAAATGTCTCGGCAGgagttttaattaaattgtttaCAATTTTGGTCATGATAACTTTATccctattaaaaatttaaaaaaaaaacaaacaaaaaaaaaaaacaaaacaaaacaaacctTTCCCGGCTGTACCCCTATCAGTAGTTCTTCACCAACCAATTTAATTTCAGATCTATCAACttgtgaaaataattaaaatgtgcCCCCCTATCAGTAGTACATCTAgcttgtaaaaaaaatgttgttaatCTCTATTTTGGTTATGTAGTCATTGTCACAATTGCCACGGGCCATCATCataaatttattagtttgagtTTATCTATATCACTTTATAgctatttaaacattatatagttttcacatttaaagcaaaaaaaaaaaaaattaaataataattaatttagtaacaGAACTTGAGTAAAACACacttcaataatatataatccTATCCTTCTTTCCCAAGCAAACTGTGATGGCCGGTCCACTTGTTTTGAACCTCGGTCGTAGACTCCCTTGCCCCAAGGGGTGTCAATgcaattgttaatttgttatagCATGGACGATAGTTCATATTTAATTGcgaattctaataaaaaaatttataccattaattaatacattatatatctATAGTTAACCGTTTAtgtaatgtaaataaataacttgataattgcgacacataatatgataattacatGTATAAAAACTGTCAACTACTGCAAGTACAGAATGTGacaattacaaatatataatctgaaaattatttttgaatcagAATCTACAATGCAAGATGGACActgatccatagtataatttgccgtgtCAATGTGAACTGTGTGCCCATCTAGATACGGGCTAAAAATTTAATGGTTCTTGGTGGCTAGTCTACAAAGCTCacaatcaaatttttttttatggccCTAACACAGGTTATATGTGGATTAAAAGATTATGTAAGCTagctttaaaatatattatactaatacataaagtacattattttaacacataaaatatattatcttacatcaaaatatttactctgtattattCTTCTAACATACTACATAGCGTAGAGcaagaaattttttaaatatcaaaatgacgtcgttttagaTCGTGGTCCATACAATTAATTTGTACTCAAATTACTCCCGGGATTGCTACACCACCCCATTCTCGTTACCTTAGGCCGACCCCTAACCTACGCCTAGGGCTCCTGGATTCAACTCCCGGACACTCAAGAACCAAACAATGACATATAACATTGTTCTTACGAGATTCCTAACCAAATGTAGTCCAGCATAGGAGACTGACTACCTTAGCTTCTTTCTGCAAATATCATTCAAATAGTGCAAAACTCCACCAGTTTGAtttgaagtatatatacatactatataaAGCCAAAAACCATGATAACCAAACAACAAGTATGGCATTGTGTGTTCAAATGATACATCTGTGCCTCTCATTGAGGGAAGTTCACAGTATCGACTGTCGGATCACCGGAACGCGCTTACCGCTGAAAATGCTTCATTAAGACGTGCTGCGCCGCTTATGAACCCAGATATCTTTTGCATAGACcaagtaggaaaaaaaaaaagaaagaaaagaaaagtaaaggTTAGATATTGATGTCTTAAGCACCCATCTCCCTCGATCTCCAGACAAGGAGGGCTGCATTTAAGACGATCCATGAAGAAAGACGTTtggttcaaatattagaattggaATTAGGATATGAATCGGGATCGTAATATAATTGAGTTCAAATAATTAGTAATTGGAATGAGATTAAGTAAAAGTATAGTTAGCTAGTAATTAGCTAGAATGAATACAGTTTCAGTACAGTACAAGTATTTGTTTTGGTTGGCGGTAAACAGTAAGAACATAAATCAAAACAGATAGCTAGCCAGATTATGAgagaatatgtatatatatccagAAGGGCGTTTTCTTCGAGTTATTTATTTGGCCAgcaaaaatgtacattgtagcTAAGATAATAACGTACGTGATTCAGGTAAAAATGCATAAAAGTAAGATTAAATTAAGAGTGACATGTGGATTTAAAACATACCAAATCTAGTTAATAGAATTTTCAAATTGttgatttaaaattaatcaaaaacGACATTGACTCATAtgtatacccaaaaaaaattaatgtagcTTCAAAATGAGTGATCAAGTGAATGTAACgagattattatatttgaagatCACAAGTTTAattagcttaaaaaaaattaaaaaaaatgagatcATGATAGTTCAATTCTTACCATCATCTTCTTGGTCAAACGTGTTGTCTCTTTGTATAATTTGAGAGCTATTACACAGAAATGAAGTTTAACCAATATATACTTTCATATAATAATTGTGAGTTACTCGATctaattgtaaataaataaataaataaataaataaataaataagagtgCCACAATATGTGACACAACTTGTCGATGACTCGTCTCTATAACGTAACTAAAATAGAGCCAAGTGGATAGAATATGATTATTGCACCTTAAGATAACGAGTTTTATTTTATCCGCATTATCTTAATCAAATTCATTATCTTTCGTGTGTGATTTGTAAGCATATTAACACAGtcaactattaaaaataaaatttattacctCTTCTCTTTTATAATTTGCAAACttattattacacaaaataaaatttacctagGATACCCTCATCATCTAAACTCAattaatgtggcaaaaatacaAGTAAACTAACTACTTGATTCGAATTAGGAATTCATTGACACTAGTCGAAAAGCGTAGGTATCAGTGCACGTGGAGGCATGCAAATGAATGGGTCAGACAAGTGTCCCCTTTGACCAATAAAAAAGCAGAAACAGGCCAACACAACATCCTAAAATTCTGTTATCGCCGCAGGTAGGCAGGGTCATGTGCACGCTTTTTCTGTGGGCGTGCCACGCATGCAGATGACTCTGCTCCTCCGACGCCTCGCATGCTGCCACCTGTCCCATCTTCACCAAACATCATGCATGGAACGTACGTAATCTCTTCACCATCAATTTCCCATAAACCTTTTTCGCAACAGATCAgacgataataataatatatacatatttatatatatatgcagtccATCATATCCCATATTGTTTTCTGGTATATAAATCTTGGATCCACCATTTCATCTTCTGGGTAGCTGTTTGGATCGGAGTGGTTTATTTGCCGGAGAAAACTAAAGTCAAGTAGCTTTGGCTGGTTCAATCTTTCATGATGGAGTGGTCTCCCCAACAAGCCATGGAAGCTTACTTGAACACCCTTGAACTTGTAAACTCTCTACTTTAATCTTTTCTAATCTATTCAAGTTTTAAAAGATTGAAAGACCATTTCTTATAGttattttatgttaaaataTAAGTTTAGGGTTTGTTCAAGTGAGTCCTTGATCTAACTATAAAGTTGGAAGAATATTGACAGTTAAATTTGAGTAGTTTATAAACAAATCTTATCGATTTGAGTTGATTAATGAGGTAAGAAATAATTTAGATTGCTTATCTGTTTACTAGAATACATAAAACAGATTTATCTTGTGCATACCTTTTAAGTTTCTTAGTTACTAAAGAAAAGTAGACAAATAGGGTTTTATAGTTATTTATAGGTCAAATAGTTTTGGGTTTTTGTTAGAAAAGTAGAGAAATAGGATTTTATAGTTATTTCActatttgtatgttttttagttACTAAAGAAAAGTAGACAAATAGGGTTTTATAGTTATTTATAGGTCAACTAGTTTTGGGTTTTTGTTAGAAAAGTAGAGAAATAGggttttatagttttttttttttttttttaaagagttttataGTTATTTCACTATTTGTATGTTAAATAGTACGTTTTGGGTTTGTTATTCAGTTCATACTCTTAAGTTTTATAGGGTTTTATAGTTACTTGTTTATTAAATAGTTGGGTATCATCCTACAAAAGTGTCAATTGAGTATAAGGTGCTGGGTTGTTTTTGttgtatttaaatatatgttttggTTTGATTTTCAGTCCAAGCTCTTGAACTACAAAGCTGGCGGCATGGGGCGGTCGAAGCCGGTTGAACCGGAGTGCATGGAGTTGATATCCGCGTTGGCGGCGGGGAACCGGGCGAAGCTGATGGTGGAGGTGACCTCCGGCGGCCCGACTCCGTTCACGGTGGCCTTAGCGGTGGCAGCAAAGCAGACGGGCGGGCGCGTGGTCTGCATCCGCCCACCCTCCTCCGCCCGCCACCACCAATCGGAGGAGCTAATCCCTGACGAGTGGCTGAGAGGCGCGATCGAGTTCGTGGAAGGAAACCCCGGCGAGGTGATAAAGAAGTACAAGGGAGTGGAGTTGATGGTGGTGGACGCGGCCGTGGGCGACGGCGGGGAGGTGGAGCTTTGGGAGAATGTGGAGGTGAACCCTAGAGGGTGTGTGGTGGTGGCGACCAATCTTGAAGGGGGGAATAGGGTTTGGTTTGGGGAGATGTTGAAGAAGGGGAAGATGAGAGGGGTGGTTAAGTGTGTCACTTTGCCTATTGGGAATGGTGTGGAGTTGACTAAAATTAGGTGTTTGGGAGAAGGGAAGAATACCCAAAGATTCAAAAGGTTTCATGTCACTTTTGAGAATTACTGACAATGCGACGGGTTTGACAGAAAGGTGTTTTGGTATGAGAGTCTGATTGGAATAGTGTTTTGATATGAGAAGAAAGGTGTTTTGGTATGAGAGTCTGATCGGAATAGTGTTTTGATATgagaattatgttttatttgttttagtcACTTTTTTCCTGAGTGGtttcacatatataattatacatagaAACTATAGACCTCAGGATAGCTCAGAAGCATGCACTAAGCAACTAGTCAGAACTGacatatgattatatataaagtaaGTATATGTAAAGTAAGGTTTGATCAGGTTGGGGAAGTTTTTTATATGATGTTATACTTCACCCACTCGATTATTTTACCTTTTCTAAAGGTTTTCATATATACTTATACATATATTTGTGGTGAATATCTCTGttgagtttatttttattattaatgacATTAGTAGTTTTTGAGATATTTCTGATGTTATTCtcgttttattttttgtattattcTTGACTTgccattaatcaattataatagAATCAATCTTAAAAGATTAGGTTAAACAAGGTTGACTTCTAACACTAATAACATATTAATTTCATGTAAAGTAATTATATCCATGACTTGAACCTAATTTTTCGGTTGCTCTTATTTCAAAGGATTAATAAACAGTATTATTTAATGACTAGTATTTGGACTACTAAacaatactccgtattatttaatgACTAGTATTTCTACCTCTTCATGAAGATGtgtgaaatttattttgttgtttattatttgtttttttttttgaggggggggggggttcaaGATGGATTTTAGCTCAATGGTTTATGAGGTCTATTcaaatttagtttgattttatatgtattaagaaattaaaatactattattaCATATGAATAATATATCACTTCCAttacatattaataaaatatcacttctgttacatttttatttaatagtatgtTGCATAAAATGTCACTTGtgttatattttgtttatatgtTAATGTAAAAACTCTTGTAATGTTGGTGTTACATTAGTTACATACATTTAACAGTTATATAAgatcaaacaaaaataaaataaaataaaataaaacaaaacaaaaaaacaaaataaatatgccTTAAAAATATTGTAGATGTATGTAACACAAACCTAGTAAGAGTTTCaacattgaaaattaaaaaacataacatAAGTGATGCATTATCTATAGTTAGGTAGATCTTTAATTTCTCTCTTATTGGttctaatttgttttaaaatttatttaaatctaTAGGCATAGAGTTTAAGTTTGAACACCCTTTTAAGTATGGTAGGTTTTTTTTTCATATCATTATTTGGATAATTTTTTTCGTTGGGAAGGAACTTatataaggattttttttttccccgtTGTAATAATGCCTTATTCCCTTACTATCTTAAGAAAAGTagaacaatataattaaataagtagataaatatttttctaGCGTAACGGCACAACAAAAGCCCGTCTAGCTCAGTCGGTAGAGCGCAAGGCTCTTAACCTTGTGGTCGTGGGTTCGAGCCCCACGGTGGGCGCAATATTTTTCCAGTTTGGGACTAAGCGAGGTCGAGTTAGTTAATTGGCCTAACCAGCCCAAACCCAAGCATCACTCATCATGTATGCAAATGGGCCATACCCCAGTAAGCACCTTTTCCGAAGGTCCAAGCCCCCATCAATATTCaagcaaattattttaattaacaaatcaaTGGCACATAACTTTATGCTTTAATTTACTTTGTCAGGAATATAAATCAATGATTTTCTAACTAATCTTTTCTCACCTTTTGTCTTTGGTGT from Ipomoea triloba cultivar NCNSP0323 chromosome 7, ASM357664v1 encodes:
- the LOC116025827 gene encoding uncharacterized protein LOC116025827 encodes the protein MMEWSPQQAMEAYLNTLELSKLLNYKAGGMGRSKPVEPECMELISALAAGNRAKLMVEVTSGGPTPFTVALAVAAKQTGGRVVCIRPPSSARHHQSEELIPDEWLRGAIEFVEGNPGEVIKKYKGVELMVVDAAVGDGGEVELWENVEVNPRGCVVVATNLEGGNRVWFGEMLKKGKMRGVVKCVTLPIGNGVELTKIRCLGEGKNTQRFKRFHVTFENY